In Brevibacillus brevis NBRC 100599, a single genomic region encodes these proteins:
- the map gene encoding type I methionyl aminopeptidase has protein sequence MIILKSKAELEVMREAGRIVALTHQELAKAIKPGVTTKQLDEIAETFIRSMGAIPSFKGYGGFPGSICASVNEELVHGIPGKRALQEGDIISIDIGAQFQGYHGDSAWTYPVGKISTENQKLLRVTEESLYKGLEKAVPGGRLSDISHAIQVHAEAADFTLVREYVGHGIGQNLHEDPQVPNYGPPDRGPRLKPGMVLAIEPMVNAGERYVRTLEDNWTVVTVDRKTCAHFEHTIAITEDGYEIFTRT, from the coding sequence ATGATTATCCTAAAGTCGAAAGCAGAACTTGAGGTTATGCGCGAAGCTGGTCGTATCGTCGCACTCACCCATCAAGAACTGGCCAAGGCGATCAAGCCTGGTGTCACGACGAAGCAGCTAGACGAAATTGCCGAGACCTTTATTCGAAGCATGGGAGCAATTCCATCGTTTAAAGGCTATGGTGGCTTTCCAGGAAGTATCTGTGCTTCAGTCAATGAAGAACTCGTACACGGGATCCCAGGTAAACGGGCGTTACAAGAAGGAGACATTATCAGTATCGACATTGGTGCCCAGTTTCAGGGTTATCATGGCGACTCCGCTTGGACGTATCCGGTCGGTAAGATTTCAACAGAAAACCAGAAGCTACTCAGAGTAACGGAAGAGTCGTTGTACAAGGGGCTTGAAAAAGCTGTTCCAGGTGGACGCTTATCCGATATCTCTCATGCGATTCAGGTTCATGCAGAAGCTGCCGACTTCACACTCGTTCGCGAGTATGTGGGGCATGGGATCGGGCAAAACTTGCACGAAGATCCGCAGGTTCCTAACTACGGCCCTCCTGATCGAGGACCACGGTTAAAACCAGGCATGGTGTTGGCAATTGAGCCAATGGTAAATGCCGGCGAACGTTATGTCCGCACATTGGAGGACAATTGGACGGTAGTAACAGTGGATCGGAAAACTTGTGCTCATTTTGAACACACCATCGCGATTACGGAAGATGGCTATGAGATTTTTACACGGACATAA
- a CDS encoding adenylate kinase, which produces MNIILMGLPGAGKGTQAERIVKEFDIPHISTGDMFRAAVKNETPLGLEAKSYMDKGHLVPDEVVIGIVRERLSMDDCAKGFLLDGFPRTVPQAEALTATVKELGREIDHVININVQREQLIERLTGRWICPVCGASYHTMFNPPKEAGVCDKDGGKLYQREDDKIEVVTQRLDVNIAQTQPLIDYYSAQELLRDIDGEQDIQVVFAEIKSLLRG; this is translated from the coding sequence GTGAATATAATTCTGATGGGACTGCCTGGAGCCGGTAAAGGGACACAGGCAGAACGTATCGTAAAAGAGTTTGACATCCCGCACATTTCGACTGGCGACATGTTCCGAGCTGCGGTCAAAAACGAAACGCCGCTCGGACTAGAGGCAAAATCCTACATGGATAAAGGTCATCTCGTCCCAGACGAGGTTGTCATTGGTATTGTGCGGGAGCGCCTTTCGATGGATGACTGCGCAAAGGGATTCCTCTTAGATGGTTTTCCGCGCACAGTTCCTCAGGCGGAAGCGTTGACAGCTACAGTAAAAGAGCTGGGACGCGAAATTGACCATGTAATTAACATCAACGTTCAACGCGAGCAATTGATTGAACGTCTGACCGGTCGCTGGATCTGCCCTGTTTGTGGTGCTAGCTATCACACGATGTTCAATCCTCCAAAAGAGGCTGGCGTATGTGATAAAGATGGTGGTAAGCTGTATCAGCGTGAAGACGACAAGATCGAAGTGGTAACACAACGCCTTGACGTGAATATCGCTCAAACACAGCCACTTATCGACTACTATTCCGCACAGGAACTTCTGCGAGATATCGATGGAGAACAAGATATCCAGGTAGTGTTTGCGGAAATTAAGTCTTTGTTGCGAGGGTAA